In Petrotoga miotherma DSM 10691, one DNA window encodes the following:
- a CDS encoding M42 family metallopeptidase: MRKYLKDLTNLAGISSREEKIKEYIKSNIANKVDEITEDNMGNLICLIKGKDSSKKLMLDAHMDEVGFMITRINEDGTFGISPVGGVDPRVVKSQRLKIDEKISAVVNSTPIHLEKETDKVEQYESIRVYAGFSNKEEASKKVHLGDMVTFDTTYYEENSYAVAKAFDDRVGCSIMMDIIDYFFENSEKPLYDTYFNFATQEETGLRGTGTAASKIHPNFAIVLEGTTAGDNPENTPDKWATHIGNGPVLTFMHSGLVLNKEIFEKIVDTAKKLGIKFQYKMRTAGGTDAARLAKTLYGIPAGVISVPCRYIHSPQSIMNLQDYENTYQLVKQLVVNTPF, from the coding sequence ATGAGGAAGTATTTAAAGGACTTAACCAATCTTGCTGGAATATCTTCAAGAGAAGAAAAAATAAAAGAGTACATCAAGTCAAATATTGCTAACAAGGTCGATGAAATTACCGAAGACAACATGGGGAACCTAATTTGTTTAATTAAAGGTAAAGATTCTTCCAAAAAATTAATGCTTGACGCACACATGGACGAAGTTGGTTTTATGATCACCAGAATAAATGAAGACGGTACTTTTGGCATATCTCCCGTTGGAGGAGTTGACCCAAGGGTAGTAAAAAGTCAGAGATTAAAAATCGACGAAAAAATATCTGCTGTTGTCAATTCTACACCTATTCACTTAGAAAAAGAAACCGACAAAGTTGAGCAATATGAAAGTATAAGGGTCTACGCTGGGTTTTCTAACAAAGAGGAAGCATCTAAAAAGGTCCATTTGGGCGATATGGTTACATTTGATACTACTTATTATGAGGAAAATAGCTATGCTGTAGCCAAAGCCTTTGATGATAGGGTTGGATGTTCTATTATGATGGATATAATTGACTATTTTTTTGAGAACAGCGAGAAACCTCTTTACGACACATACTTCAATTTTGCTACTCAGGAAGAAACAGGGCTGAGAGGTACAGGAACTGCAGCTTCAAAAATACACCCAAATTTCGCTATTGTATTAGAAGGTACAACTGCTGGTGACAACCCTGAAAACACCCCGGATAAATGGGCAACTCATATCGGAAATGGGCCGGTCTTAACATTCATGCATAGCGGTTTAGTACTTAACAAAGAGATCTTTGAAAAAATTGTAGATACTGCAAAGAAATTAGGGATTAAATTCCAATACAAAATGCGAACGGCAGGAGGAACAGATGCGGCTAGGCTCGCAAAGACTCTTTATGGAATTCCAGCAGGAGTAATATCTGTACCATGCCGATACATACATTCTCCACAATCTATAATGAATTTACAAGATTATGAAAATACCTACCAATTGGTAAAGCAACTAGTTGTTAACACACCATTTTAA
- a CDS encoding septum site-determining protein MinC yields MDEPVYAKIMDGDIIFYFSKGNTQKDLFEHFKKELVKMKGFFNIGDSFYVYFEDGSQHNLLNRIVKFANSLELNVAGAYFGKLPEGKVGNKELTLSSTQIYRKHLRSGQVIQNPGDIIVFGNVNQGAEVNAGGSIIIFGKVFGTLRAGITNKKNAFIIAYELNSPLVEIAGIPFFNYEWPKSPVAIRIEENKALVEPVEL; encoded by the coding sequence ATGGATGAACCCGTATATGCAAAAATTATGGACGGAGACATAATCTTTTATTTTTCGAAAGGGAACACGCAAAAAGATCTTTTTGAACATTTTAAAAAAGAACTTGTTAAGATGAAAGGTTTTTTTAACATTGGAGATAGTTTTTACGTATATTTCGAAGACGGTTCTCAGCATAATCTATTAAATAGAATCGTAAAATTCGCCAACAGTCTTGAATTGAACGTTGCCGGAGCTTATTTTGGAAAGCTTCCCGAAGGAAAAGTGGGAAACAAAGAGTTAACCCTTTCGAGTACCCAAATTTATAGAAAACATTTGAGATCCGGCCAAGTAATACAAAATCCTGGAGACATCATAGTTTTTGGAAATGTAAACCAAGGTGCAGAAGTTAACGCGGGTGGAAGTATTATAATATTTGGAAAGGTATTTGGAACTTTAAGAGCAGGAATTACCAACAAAAAAAACGCTTTCATTATAGCTTACGAATTAAATTCACCATTAGTAGAAATCGCGGGTATCCCTTTCTTTAACTACGAATGGCCGAAGTCACCTGTTGCCATAAGGATTGAAGAAAACAAAGCATTAGTTGAACCCGTTGAACTGTAA
- the yajC gene encoding preprotein translocase subunit YajC, whose translation MLEKVFDFINFGPAGATDAGNTVEQAQTAPTGGGFGGLLFFLIIIILMWVLLFLPQRRQEKKHKEMISALKKGDKIVTSSGIIGKIISITNERIRISTADKTEIDITKNAIAGVLSKSDKTEVAPEKPEAEDDK comes from the coding sequence ATGTTAGAAAAAGTATTTGATTTTATAAACTTTGGTCCTGCAGGTGCCACAGATGCCGGTAACACAGTCGAGCAAGCGCAAACTGCTCCCACAGGTGGTGGGTTCGGTGGATTGTTGTTTTTTTTAATAATCATAATCTTAATGTGGGTTTTATTGTTCCTTCCACAAAGGCGACAAGAAAAAAAGCACAAGGAAATGATTTCCGCTTTGAAAAAAGGTGATAAAATAGTTACATCCTCAGGAATCATAGGAAAGATAATATCTATAACTAACGAGAGAATCAGAATTTCAACAGCAGATAAAACAGAGATTGATATAACGAAGAATGCCATTGCAGGGGTTCTTTCTAAAAGCGATAAAACCGAAGTAGCACCAGAAAAACCCGAAGCTGAAGATGATAAATAG
- the mgsA gene encoding methylglyoxal synthase, with product MVNVALIAHDKKKLDLALFAKEWKDVFKNCKLYATKTTGKILKEKVGLEIQTFESGPLGGDLQIGALAVGGKIDFVIFLRDPLTAQPHEPDVSAVLRICDVHNIPLATNLATAEAIVLEIQKKLNN from the coding sequence ATGGTCAATGTAGCTTTAATAGCCCACGATAAAAAGAAGTTAGACCTTGCACTCTTTGCCAAAGAATGGAAGGATGTATTTAAAAATTGCAAACTTTATGCTACAAAAACCACAGGAAAGATTTTAAAAGAAAAGGTTGGTTTAGAGATACAAACTTTTGAATCTGGACCATTGGGGGGAGATTTACAAATAGGTGCTCTTGCTGTTGGTGGGAAAATAGATTTTGTAATCTTTTTAAGGGATCCGTTGACTGCCCAACCCCATGAACCTGATGTATCCGCTGTTTTACGGATTTGCGATGTACACAATATTCCACTTGCTACTAATTTAGCAACCGCTGAGGCAATCGTTCTTGAAATTCAGAAAAAACTTAATAATTAA
- a CDS encoding M42 family metallopeptidase yields MKELIKKITELYGPSGREDQVRDFIKEQIKDHVDDIKTDKLGNLIATKKGNSGKTILFDAHMDEIGVVVTHILDKGFLKVEQVGGQNPVNLIGSRLIFNGRIGVVGVEGESEKELKDNYKNLSLDNIFVDIGVSSKEEAEKIAPIGTFGTFAEGFVDYGNYCMSKAMDDRIGCAILIETIKNMKDNQHTVLFAFTVQEEVGLVGSFVSTFDYEVNRAIAIDVTDSLDTPKALKRMSMALGKGPCIKIKDNLSVSDREVVEWIKNAALANNIPYQFEVLTFGGTNAAGYQRTKSGIPSGTISIPTRYIHSPHEMLSYSDVENTVKLLNTLSKTNF; encoded by the coding sequence TTGAAAGAGCTAATAAAAAAAATTACGGAACTTTATGGACCAAGTGGAAGAGAAGATCAAGTGAGAGATTTTATAAAAGAACAGATCAAAGATCATGTGGATGATATTAAAACAGATAAGCTAGGAAATCTTATCGCTACAAAAAAAGGCAACTCTGGAAAAACTATATTATTTGACGCTCATATGGATGAAATAGGAGTTGTTGTTACGCACATTTTAGACAAAGGCTTTCTAAAAGTAGAACAAGTTGGGGGCCAAAACCCTGTAAATTTGATCGGTTCCAGGTTGATTTTTAATGGAAGAATAGGGGTTGTAGGAGTTGAGGGAGAAAGTGAAAAAGAATTAAAAGATAATTATAAGAACTTATCTTTGGACAATATATTTGTTGACATAGGCGTATCTTCAAAAGAAGAAGCGGAAAAAATTGCCCCTATAGGCACGTTTGGAACTTTCGCTGAAGGTTTTGTCGATTATGGTAATTATTGTATGTCAAAAGCGATGGATGACAGGATAGGATGCGCCATTTTAATAGAAACTATCAAAAACATGAAAGATAATCAACACACCGTTTTATTTGCTTTTACAGTCCAAGAAGAAGTAGGTTTGGTTGGTTCTTTTGTTTCGACTTTTGATTATGAAGTCAACAGAGCAATAGCTATAGATGTCACGGATTCCTTGGATACTCCAAAGGCTCTTAAAAGAATGAGCATGGCTTTGGGAAAAGGACCTTGTATTAAAATAAAAGACAATCTTTCTGTAAGTGACAGAGAAGTTGTGGAATGGATAAAAAATGCTGCTTTGGCAAACAACATACCGTATCAGTTCGAGGTATTAACCTTTGGAGGAACAAATGCTGCAGGCTATCAAAGAACCAAATCTGGAATCCCTAGTGGTACTATTTCTATTCCTACTAGATACATACATTCACCCCACGAGATGTTATCCTATAGCGATGTTGAAAACACGGTGAAACTGTTGAACACACTCAGTAAAACCAATTTTTAG
- a CDS encoding M28 family peptidase, whose amino-acid sequence MDTSTLLKNLSNTFGVSSFENYTFPLIEKELKNISPDIKLEKVGIGNLVATYGNGSPKIAFFAHVDEIGIVISKIVDDHFARISPVGGVDPRTLVGKRVLFKTNNAEKTGVIGFLAPHLQKKEDREKSPSFDELFVDFSISGGTSSINVGDMGVIQVQAVELENGKISNKSLDNRVGAAVLIKSLEYLQNLKFEGQLMLSFNKGEEVGLVGAQGSAYHLKPDFAIVIDVTFGEKLPENVEPIKLGEGPVIGIGTTVTRSVFEELTKTAKNNNIKYQIETFTRGSGTEADVVQISSTGVKTGVVSVPILNMHSPNEVVDVKDVEESAKLLSLFALNTSLTWKGRRKS is encoded by the coding sequence ATGGATACTTCTACTTTACTAAAAAATTTATCCAATACGTTTGGGGTGTCTTCTTTTGAAAATTATACCTTTCCTTTGATTGAAAAAGAATTAAAAAACATCTCACCAGATATAAAATTAGAAAAAGTAGGAATAGGTAATTTAGTGGCAACTTATGGAAATGGGAGTCCCAAAATTGCCTTTTTTGCTCATGTAGACGAAATTGGAATAGTTATATCAAAAATAGTTGATGATCATTTCGCTCGTATTTCTCCCGTTGGTGGAGTCGATCCAAGAACCTTGGTAGGAAAAAGGGTTCTTTTTAAAACGAATAATGCAGAAAAAACTGGTGTAATAGGGTTTTTAGCCCCTCACCTTCAAAAAAAAGAAGACAGAGAAAAATCTCCCTCCTTTGATGAGCTTTTCGTCGATTTTTCAATTTCAGGGGGAACAAGTAGTATCAACGTTGGCGATATGGGCGTTATACAAGTCCAGGCTGTTGAACTTGAAAATGGGAAGATATCAAATAAGTCTTTAGACAACAGAGTCGGTGCTGCGGTACTTATTAAGTCGTTAGAGTATCTACAAAATCTTAAATTTGAAGGGCAATTGATGTTATCTTTTAACAAAGGTGAGGAAGTGGGATTAGTTGGAGCACAAGGTAGTGCCTACCATCTAAAACCAGATTTTGCCATAGTAATTGATGTAACCTTTGGCGAAAAACTACCGGAAAATGTCGAGCCTATCAAGCTGGGTGAAGGGCCAGTTATAGGTATAGGTACCACCGTTACAAGAAGTGTTTTCGAAGAACTAACAAAAACTGCAAAAAATAACAATATCAAATACCAAATAGAAACTTTTACTAGAGGCAGTGGCACCGAAGCAGATGTAGTACAAATATCTTCTACCGGAGTAAAAACAGGTGTTGTTTCAGTTCCAATCCTTAACATGCATTCTCCAAACGAAGTTGTAGATGTAAAAGATGTGGAAGAAAGCGCAAAATTATTATCTCTCTTTGCTTTAAACACTAGTTTAACTTGGAAAGGACGTCGAAAATCATGA